The Terriglobales bacterium genome has a window encoding:
- a CDS encoding VWA domain-containing protein yields the protein MLLAGAASFAQQAPPQPPPPGKPTQSTPAEAGGPEGDIGPMAIPKKAEEPPQPKPQPGPKKVEGMPDYSIKVDTTLVQVPVLVTTKDGQFIPGLKEGNFRVLEDGVPQRITKFEVSKAPITAVLLVEFAARYYRFVYDALNASWMFAQTLKPEDWIAVVSFDMKPQIVADFTQDKRQVLAAINSLRIPGFSETNVFDALYDTLDRVDGIEGRKYVVLIASGCDTFSRMTYDKVLKKVKDTPNVSIFTISTGEALRMWAEQYGGGGPGIMPCNVTSSIDFLQADNQMQTFAKMTGGRWFKPRFEGELPEIFRDIAQNIRNQYVLAYHPTNPKLDGSYRKLKVEVVAPDGGQFHVRDQKGKDLKFQVIAREGYTAKHTVE from the coding sequence ATGTTGCTAGCCGGAGCGGCGAGTTTTGCGCAGCAAGCGCCGCCGCAGCCGCCGCCTCCCGGCAAGCCCACGCAATCAACACCGGCGGAAGCCGGCGGCCCGGAAGGCGACATCGGGCCGATGGCGATTCCGAAGAAGGCGGAAGAGCCACCCCAGCCCAAGCCGCAACCAGGCCCGAAGAAGGTCGAGGGAATGCCCGACTACTCGATCAAGGTGGACACCACCTTGGTGCAGGTGCCGGTGTTGGTGACGACCAAGGATGGGCAGTTCATTCCGGGGTTGAAGGAAGGCAACTTCCGTGTCCTTGAAGACGGAGTGCCCCAGCGGATCACAAAGTTCGAGGTCTCGAAGGCGCCGATCACGGCGGTGCTGCTGGTCGAATTCGCCGCCCGTTACTACCGCTTCGTTTACGACGCGCTCAACGCGTCATGGATGTTCGCCCAGACCCTGAAGCCGGAAGACTGGATCGCGGTAGTGTCCTTCGACATGAAGCCGCAGATCGTTGCCGACTTCACCCAGGACAAGCGCCAGGTGCTTGCCGCGATCAACAGCTTGCGCATTCCCGGGTTCAGCGAAACCAACGTTTTTGACGCGCTCTACGACACGCTTGACCGGGTGGATGGAATCGAGGGCCGCAAGTACGTGGTGCTGATCGCCAGCGGCTGCGATACGTTCAGCAGGATGACTTACGACAAGGTGCTGAAGAAAGTGAAGGACACGCCCAACGTCAGCATCTTCACGATCAGCACCGGCGAGGCATTGCGCATGTGGGCCGAGCAGTACGGCGGGGGAGGCCCCGGCATCATGCCGTGCAACGTGACCTCCAGCATCGATTTCTTGCAGGCGGACAACCAGATGCAGACGTTCGCGAAGATGACGGGGGGACGCTGGTTCAAGCCGCGCTTCGAAGGCGAGTTGCCGGAAATTTTCCGCGACATCGCGCAGAATATCCGCAACCAGTACGTGCTGGCCTATCACCCCACAAACCCGAAATTGGATGGCAGCTATCGCAAGCTGAAGGTGGAGGTGGTAGCGCCCGATGGAGGGCAGTTCCACGTCCGCGATCAGAAAGGTAAGGACTTGAAGTTCCAGGTCATCGCGCGCGAAGGGTACACGGCGAAGCACACGGTGGAGTGA
- a CDS encoding antibiotic biosynthesis monooxygenase family protein, whose translation MLARVVEVNIKGGKKQEVETILQNELLPLLQKQPGFAGYETLLRETDPNVTLSISYWQNREQADTFADTAAYNAIRNKLQPLLANDIRPVFYTVEISTQHRIAFGKAA comes from the coding sequence ATGCTGGCCAGAGTTGTTGAAGTCAACATCAAGGGCGGAAAGAAACAGGAAGTCGAAACCATCCTGCAGAATGAACTTCTGCCGCTATTGCAGAAGCAGCCCGGATTCGCCGGCTACGAGACATTGCTGCGCGAGACCGATCCTAACGTGACGCTCTCCATCAGCTACTGGCAGAATCGCGAGCAAGCGGATACCTTCGCGGACACGGCTGCGTACAACGCGATCCGCAACAAGCTTCAGCCGCTGCTCGCCAACGACATCCGGCCGGTGTTTTACACGGTGGAGATCTCCACTCAGCATCGAATCGCTTTCGGCAAAGCCGCTTAA
- a CDS encoding NUDIX hydrolase: MKRDYPERPLVGVGAVIVSQGRVVIVQRSAEPLKGQWSIPGGALEIGETLRQCAAREALEETGLQVEAVDVLDVFDSIYADPDGRTRYHYVLIDFFCRVLGGELKVGSDAAQARWISRDELANFNIAETAQKVIMKALDRH, encoded by the coding sequence ATGAAACGCGATTATCCTGAGCGTCCGCTGGTCGGCGTCGGTGCCGTCATCGTCAGCCAGGGGAGGGTCGTGATCGTGCAGCGCTCCGCAGAGCCGCTGAAAGGGCAGTGGTCAATTCCCGGCGGCGCGCTCGAGATCGGCGAGACTTTGCGCCAATGCGCCGCCCGTGAAGCCCTGGAGGAGACCGGGCTGCAGGTGGAGGCCGTAGATGTGCTCGATGTCTTCGACAGCATTTATGCCGACCCCGACGGGCGTACCCGCTACCATTACGTGCTCATCGATTTCTTTTGCCGCGTGCTCGGCGGCGAACTCAAGGTCGGCAGCGACGCCGCCCAGGCGCGCTGGATTAGCCGCGACGAGCTTGCAAACTTCAACATCGCGGAAACGGCGCAGAAGGTTATTATGAAGGCCCTCGATCGACATTAA
- a CDS encoding Crp/Fnr family transcriptional regulator, with the protein MSTYRTPYNLQPSESCDHCGAHSAGFFCQLPAPTLKKLEAISFVTSYPQNAVLFVEGQTPRGVYMICRGQAKLSVVSQDGRTLILKIAGPGEVLGLSSCVTGKPYECTVETLSPCQVNFVRIDDFLRFIRDDAEACLRAATQISRQYNNACRELRWVGLSRSADWRLASLLIGWSEDQLDGNVTNGTRGVKLTLTHEEIAQMIGTTRETVTRAMARFKKQKLIEVRGATLVLLAPAALQAIAGRGAPVEMEDHRQLGHPGREPRERQNSPIRVSRDKQVACVTV; encoded by the coding sequence ATGTCTACCTACCGAACGCCCTACAACCTGCAACCGAGCGAGTCCTGTGACCACTGCGGCGCCCACTCCGCCGGCTTTTTCTGTCAGTTGCCGGCGCCGACGCTGAAAAAGCTGGAAGCGATCTCCTTTGTCACCTCCTACCCGCAGAATGCCGTGTTGTTCGTGGAAGGGCAGACACCGCGCGGTGTGTACATGATCTGCCGCGGGCAGGCGAAGCTCTCCGTGGTTTCCCAGGACGGCCGAACCCTTATTTTGAAGATTGCCGGTCCCGGCGAGGTCCTCGGCCTCAGTTCTTGCGTTACCGGCAAACCCTACGAATGCACCGTCGAGACGCTGAGCCCCTGTCAGGTCAACTTTGTTCGCATCGACGACTTCCTCCGCTTCATTCGCGACGACGCGGAAGCCTGCCTGCGCGCCGCCACCCAGATCAGCCGCCAGTACAACAATGCTTGCCGTGAATTGCGCTGGGTCGGCTTGTCCCGCTCTGCCGATTGGAGACTGGCCAGCCTGCTCATCGGTTGGAGTGAAGATCAACTCGACGGTAACGTTACCAATGGGACGCGCGGCGTCAAACTCACGTTGACCCATGAGGAGATTGCGCAGATGATCGGAACCACGCGTGAGACAGTGACGCGTGCGATGGCTCGATTCAAGAAGCAGAAGCTCATCGAGGTCCGCGGTGCAACGCTGGTGCTGCTCGCGCCGGCGGCGTTACAAGCCATCGCCGGACGCGGCGCCCCGGTGGAAATGGAAGATCACCGTCAGTTGGGACATCCGGGCAGGGAACCAAGGGAGCGACAAAATTCGCCGATTCGGGTTTCTAGAGACAAACAGGTCGCCTGCGTGACCGTCTAA
- a CDS encoding DinB family protein yields MFAVNLNDFIAYTDWERKLWYSWFLQHGEQVLKIGVGPHSDGRFQTVGDMVRHIFSAEKRYAERLSGQPLTDTAAIPTDNVEALFQFGAQSRKEFRAMLNAVPAGDWDTPREFKILTSVVQATPRKIAVHVLVHEIRHWAQVATMLRFNGLKGDFHDFLFSPVLGSESAREQNQSR; encoded by the coding sequence ATGTTTGCCGTGAATTTGAACGATTTCATCGCCTACACCGATTGGGAGCGCAAGCTCTGGTACAGTTGGTTCCTGCAGCATGGTGAGCAGGTTCTGAAGATCGGCGTCGGCCCGCACAGCGACGGACGCTTTCAGACCGTCGGCGACATGGTTCGTCACATCTTTTCCGCGGAAAAACGATACGCCGAACGCCTCTCCGGGCAGCCCTTAACCGACACCGCTGCCATCCCCACCGACAATGTCGAGGCGCTTTTTCAATTCGGCGCGCAGAGCCGGAAAGAATTCCGGGCCATGCTCAATGCCGTCCCGGCGGGCGATTGGGATACTCCCAGGGAGTTCAAGATCTTGACCTCTGTCGTCCAAGCTACTCCGAGAAAAATCGCTGTACATGTCCTGGTGCATGAAATCCGCCACTGGGCCCAAGTTGCCACCATGCTTCGCTTCAACGGGCTGAAAGGCGACTTTCACGATTTTCTTTTCAGCCCTGTGCTCGGCAGCGAAAGCGCCCGCGAACAGAACCAGTCTCGCTAG
- a CDS encoding SpoIVB peptidase S55 domain-containing protein has product MKNPGCSRLLSLFFLWLISIAAVCAEPPAAASQPATPILPLSQVQTGMHGVAYTVFEGVTPEPMDVEVLGVMRNSNGPRGDIILVRLQGKKVEYTGVVAGMSGSPVYIDNKLVGAIAFRIGEFAKEPIAGVTPIEEMLEINALDQTPAPDAQSETAGTASTTRTNGPGVAKGLQGFANLLQPIETPLVFSGFTQDAISRFAPQFASAGIVPVMGAGSVSDEKQPEPLEAGSAVSAILVRGDLNIAATCTVTYMDPQRLLACGHPLLQFGVVDLPMTKARVLATLPSPMNAFKIINTTESVGAFVQDRHTGILGRFNKEPEMIPVTLSIHGTNKPKQFHYEVLNNSKLTPVAIMATVYSALQGVNDGGEDVTYRMNGNISVNGYSQVHLQNMFAPSDGNQPTALQAALSLGDRFGRIYQNPYDKAKVKGVELDFDIVHERRSAQLESARTDVTEARPGDEIVVESVLRPYRGERIVRQVPVKIPTSTPNGTLRILISDGNTLDRMRNMGGSFGRRMDLASTIALLNKEHANDRLYVSLLEANPQAMVEDKVMPTMPISVMNVMESMRGTQDMVVVGESSVNESSTPLDYVVSGAQIITVNVK; this is encoded by the coding sequence ATGAAAAACCCTGGTTGCTCGCGGCTCCTCTCTTTGTTCTTCCTCTGGTTGATTTCGATTGCTGCTGTGTGCGCCGAGCCGCCCGCCGCCGCCTCCCAACCGGCCACGCCGATTCTGCCGTTGTCACAAGTGCAAACCGGCATGCATGGTGTTGCCTACACCGTCTTCGAGGGCGTCACCCCCGAACCGATGGATGTCGAAGTCCTCGGCGTCATGCGCAATTCCAACGGCCCGCGCGGCGACATTATTCTTGTCCGCCTTCAAGGCAAGAAAGTCGAGTACACCGGGGTGGTGGCCGGCATGAGCGGCAGCCCGGTCTATATCGATAACAAGCTGGTGGGCGCCATCGCATTTCGCATCGGCGAATTCGCCAAGGAACCGATCGCCGGGGTCACGCCGATCGAGGAGATGCTGGAGATCAACGCTCTCGACCAGACTCCGGCTCCCGATGCCCAATCGGAAACCGCGGGCACGGCATCCACTACTCGCACCAACGGCCCGGGTGTGGCGAAAGGCTTGCAGGGCTTCGCGAACCTGCTGCAGCCGATCGAGACCCCGCTCGTCTTCAGCGGCTTCACCCAGGACGCGATCAGCCGCTTCGCGCCGCAATTTGCCTCCGCCGGGATTGTTCCCGTCATGGGCGCCGGTTCGGTTTCCGATGAAAAACAGCCGGAACCGCTGGAAGCCGGCTCCGCCGTCAGCGCCATCCTGGTGCGCGGTGATTTGAACATCGCCGCTACCTGCACCGTCACCTACATGGACCCACAGCGCCTGCTGGCTTGCGGCCATCCCCTGCTGCAGTTCGGCGTGGTCGACCTGCCGATGACGAAGGCGCGCGTGCTCGCTACCCTGCCCTCGCCGATGAACGCTTTCAAGATCATCAATACCACCGAATCTGTCGGCGCCTTTGTGCAGGACCGCCACACTGGCATCCTCGGCCGCTTTAATAAAGAGCCGGAGATGATCCCGGTCACCCTCAGCATTCACGGCACCAACAAGCCCAAGCAATTCCACTATGAAGTTCTCAACAACAGCAAACTGACGCCGGTCGCCATCATGGCCACTGTCTACAGCGCGCTGCAGGGCGTCAACGACGGCGGCGAAGATGTTACCTACCGCATGAACGGCAACATCAGCGTCAACGGCTATTCCCAGGTCCATCTGCAGAACATGTTTGCGCCCTCGGATGGGAACCAGCCCACCGCCTTGCAAGCGGCGCTTTCCCTCGGCGATCGTTTCGGGCGGATCTACCAGAACCCCTACGACAAGGCGAAGGTCAAAGGTGTCGAACTCGATTTTGACATCGTGCACGAGCGCCGCTCCGCGCAGCTCGAGAGCGCCCGCACCGACGTCACCGAAGCGCGTCCTGGGGACGAGATCGTGGTGGAATCCGTGCTTCGCCCTTATCGCGGCGAGCGTATCGTCCGCCAGGTGCCGGTGAAGATTCCGACTTCCACTCCTAACGGGACGCTGCGCATTCTGATCAGCGACGGCAACACGCTGGATCGCATGCGCAATATGGGAGGCAGCTTCGGCCGCCGCATGGACCTGGCCTCCACCATCGCTCTGCTCAACAAGGAGCACGCCAACGACCGCCTCTATGTCTCGCTACTGGAAGCCAATCCTCAGGCCATGGTCGAAGATAAGGTGATGCCGACCATGCCCATCTCGGTGATGAACGTCATGGAAAGCATGCGCGGCACTCAGGACATGGTGGTGGTCGGAGAGTCCTCGGTCAACGAGTCGTCCACCCCGCTGGATTACGTCGTTTCTGGCGCGCAGATCATCACCGTGAACGTGAAATAA
- a CDS encoding ZIP family metal transporter: MSPIAISILLGLTAAAANVVGGAVIVQKQWHHSYLKYFIALGAGFMLATSLVEMVPASVRLRSDAGFLVLVGYLIVHFFEHTVASHFHFGEETHEDEFVQKHKSWSVLLGLIIHTFFDGIAIASGFLLSRWLGWIVFMAVFLHKIPEGFTVASVMLAGGRSRVVAWGSSALLGAATLLGVLTMVITRQAVGVGLPVSAGVTVYVAASDLIPEVNREPGIKMAIVVFLGVGCLFLMDYLFHMH; this comes from the coding sequence ATGAGTCCCATAGCCATCAGCATCCTGCTCGGACTTACCGCCGCCGCTGCCAACGTGGTGGGGGGCGCGGTCATCGTGCAGAAGCAGTGGCACCACAGCTACCTGAAATATTTCATCGCGCTCGGGGCCGGCTTCATGCTGGCGACCTCGCTGGTGGAAATGGTGCCAGCCAGCGTCCGCCTGCGCTCCGACGCCGGCTTCCTGGTGTTGGTGGGGTACCTGATTGTTCACTTCTTCGAGCACACCGTCGCATCGCACTTCCATTTCGGGGAGGAGACGCACGAAGACGAGTTCGTGCAGAAGCACAAATCCTGGTCGGTCCTGCTGGGACTCATCATCCACACTTTTTTTGACGGCATTGCCATTGCGTCCGGCTTCCTGCTCTCCCGCTGGCTGGGATGGATCGTATTCATGGCCGTGTTCCTGCACAAAATCCCAGAAGGGTTCACCGTCGCCTCGGTGATGCTGGCCGGCGGGCGCAGCCGGGTAGTCGCGTGGGGCTCCTCGGCGCTGCTCGGCGCCGCCACCCTGCTCGGCGTGCTCACCATGGTCATCACGCGGCAGGCGGTCGGCGTGGGATTGCCGGTCTCGGCCGGCGTCACCGTTTACGTTGCCGCCTCCGACCTGATCCCGGAAGTCAATCGCGAGCCCGGCATTAAGATGGCGATCGTCGTCTTCCTCGGAGTCGGTTGTCTCTTCCTCATGGACTACCTCTTTCATATGCACTAG